Proteins encoded by one window of Cellvibrio sp. KY-GH-1:
- a CDS encoding ATP-binding protein produces the protein MPSIAHWLAQRFQFLSRVNPTLIFAALAIALLFFFSSLALRHIHASQERVIREHLLTSLGSFSELVNVWQQQNIAAIQMLADSAQGRQLLLKVLQEEGNNPATHQALREWIYPILLVMGFDGFSVINEQRIIVAASTPGYVRQPVLLPETLEVLSKALVNKPAISRPVTAVRPIEGPRGQQPAGTLMQNMCVSLENQGDSHGFFCLRFNTQTSFFPIFLKGWTGRSGDIYAIDQHGKFITPARFGSKAKELLTLEQQREARLGTPVSIPTDDNGNAPLTEMADFLINHEASLVRVDYRDYRGVAVVGAGRWIPEMELGVIVEQDLSEAMTPYYASRNIIVSLTAGAMALILILTFSALANRRRLAAREGRFRSLLDNLPPPVHMLSMNHHVIVANPSFCKLVGIDKADLLGREFDKLPIPTWLRPLVDEELRCSPESCRYDEIVALTTREDEARYFRIVRFPVEYSRNQRPQAIASVWLDYTDRVIDSQQLEAVNQNLEDLVNDRTRELIIAKDQALAASKSKADFLANMSHEIRTPLNAIIGLAHVALTSNPDTRQKVYLEKIRGSGEHLLEIINDILSFSRMEAGKLELDHSEFLIDQLIDKTLDLVWEKAAAKKLEVKVVIDPRVPKLLLGDSLRLGQILINFCANAVKFTDKGFISISVTQVRDWEKKVELLFEVRDTGIGIAPEKIEQLFQPFQQVDASSARRFEGTGLGLSICKNLAELMDGKIDVKSVLGQGSNFRLRVQLEKSQEADIPLVFSAAPLGRSPTQHYAPLNCLILVVEDNPLNQEIILSLLDAMGAQARCVDSGLAAITAVQQDNFDLVLMDIQLPGMDGVEATTRIRQLEKGKRLPIIAITANALPGDKESYLAAGMDDYLAKPVDPPELYKLLEQWGHSCRLADTVVPPVSRFEFLFNGGIDTERALHHLMNNEALYKRLLERFARERAEFPAQLEALLANDLPSALNQVHSLKSLAGSLGMLQLESIALHLEEQLRAGAPEAQQVEKLNAELLAMVELVTLGLDLKS, from the coding sequence ATGCCAAGCATCGCACATTGGTTAGCGCAACGATTTCAATTTCTCTCGCGGGTTAATCCCACCCTGATCTTTGCAGCGCTCGCTATAGCGCTGCTGTTTTTTTTTAGTTCCCTCGCATTACGCCACATCCATGCAAGTCAAGAGCGCGTTATTCGCGAACACCTACTCACATCCCTCGGTTCATTTTCTGAGTTGGTTAATGTCTGGCAACAGCAAAATATTGCCGCCATTCAAATGCTCGCTGATTCCGCTCAGGGAAGGCAACTGCTGCTGAAAGTTCTCCAGGAAGAAGGTAATAACCCTGCTACCCACCAGGCTTTGCGCGAATGGATATATCCAATTTTGTTGGTGATGGGCTTTGACGGCTTTTCGGTAATTAATGAGCAGCGCATTATTGTTGCAGCAAGCACGCCCGGTTACGTTCGACAACCCGTGTTGTTGCCAGAAACCTTGGAAGTACTCAGTAAAGCCTTGGTAAACAAACCGGCCATTTCGCGCCCGGTCACGGCGGTGCGCCCAATTGAAGGGCCGCGTGGCCAACAGCCAGCGGGCACACTCATGCAAAACATGTGTGTATCTTTGGAAAATCAAGGTGATTCCCACGGTTTTTTTTGCTTGCGTTTTAATACCCAGACCAGCTTCTTTCCCATTTTCCTTAAGGGGTGGACGGGGCGCTCCGGCGATATTTATGCAATCGACCAACACGGAAAATTTATTACTCCCGCGCGCTTTGGTAGCAAAGCCAAAGAGTTATTAACGCTGGAGCAGCAGCGTGAAGCGCGTTTGGGCACACCCGTAAGCATTCCGACGGACGATAATGGCAATGCCCCCCTCACCGAGATGGCAGATTTTTTAATTAATCACGAAGCGAGTTTAGTGCGTGTGGATTATCGGGATTACCGAGGTGTGGCGGTAGTCGGGGCGGGCCGCTGGATTCCGGAAATGGAGTTGGGTGTGATAGTGGAGCAGGATCTGAGTGAGGCCATGACCCCCTATTACGCATCGCGCAATATTATTGTGAGCCTTACCGCCGGTGCCATGGCGTTAATTCTGATACTCACGTTTAGTGCGCTCGCTAATCGGCGGCGTCTTGCTGCGCGTGAAGGGCGCTTTCGTTCGCTGCTGGATAACTTGCCACCGCCGGTGCATATGTTGTCTATGAATCACCATGTGATTGTTGCTAACCCATCGTTTTGCAAACTTGTAGGAATCGATAAAGCGGATTTGCTCGGGCGCGAATTTGACAAGCTGCCGATACCCACCTGGCTACGGCCATTGGTCGACGAAGAATTGCGTTGTTCTCCGGAGTCGTGTCGGTACGATGAAATTGTTGCATTAACAACTCGGGAGGATGAAGCGCGCTATTTTCGGATTGTCCGTTTTCCGGTTGAGTACTCGCGCAATCAACGCCCACAGGCCATTGCCAGTGTTTGGCTGGATTATACTGATCGTGTGATAGACAGCCAGCAACTGGAAGCGGTGAATCAAAACCTGGAAGATTTGGTGAATGATCGCACGCGCGAATTAATTATCGCTAAAGATCAGGCGCTCGCCGCTTCGAAAAGTAAAGCAGACTTCCTCGCCAATATGAGCCATGAAATTCGCACCCCCCTCAATGCGATTATCGGCCTGGCGCATGTCGCGCTTACCAGCAATCCGGATACGCGACAAAAAGTGTACCTGGAAAAAATTCGCGGCTCCGGCGAACACTTGCTGGAAATTATCAATGATATTCTCAGTTTTTCGCGCATGGAAGCGGGTAAGTTGGAGCTGGATCACAGTGAATTTTTAATTGATCAGTTGATTGATAAAACGCTCGATTTGGTTTGGGAGAAAGCTGCGGCAAAAAAACTGGAAGTCAAAGTAGTTATAGATCCGCGCGTCCCCAAGCTTCTGCTGGGCGACTCGTTGCGTCTGGGGCAAATACTTATCAACTTCTGTGCAAATGCGGTGAAATTTACTGACAAGGGTTTTATCAGTATCAGCGTAACCCAGGTTCGCGATTGGGAGAAAAAAGTTGAGTTGTTATTTGAAGTCAGAGACACCGGCATCGGTATAGCACCGGAAAAAATAGAACAATTATTCCAGCCCTTTCAGCAAGTTGATGCTTCCAGTGCGCGCCGTTTTGAAGGTACGGGGCTGGGGCTTTCAATTTGCAAAAACCTCGCAGAGTTAATGGATGGAAAAATAGATGTAAAAAGTGTGTTGGGGCAGGGTAGTAATTTTCGTTTGCGGGTGCAGTTGGAAAAAAGTCAGGAAGCAGATATTCCGCTGGTATTTTCCGCTGCCCCCTTGGGTCGTTCACCAACCCAACACTATGCGCCGCTCAATTGCCTCATACTGGTGGTGGAAGATAACCCGCTCAATCAGGAAATTATTCTATCGTTGCTCGATGCTATGGGCGCACAGGCACGCTGCGTCGACTCAGGGTTGGCCGCCATTACGGCGGTACAGCAGGATAATTTTGATTTGGTGCTGATGGATATTCAATTACCAGGTATGGATGGCGTTGAGGCTACTACCCGCATTCGTCAATTGGAAAAGGGCAAGCGTCTACCCATTATTGCCATCACAGCTAACGCTTTGCCGGGTGACAAAGAATCCTACCTCGCAGCAGGCATGGACGACTATCTCGCTAAACCGGTTGATCCTCCTGAGCTATATAAATTACTGGAACAGTGGGGGCACAGCTGTCGCCTGGCCGATACGGTGGTTCCCCCGGTGAGCCGCTTTGAATTTCTATTTAATGGCGGTATAGATACCGAACGGGCTTTGCATCACCTGATGAATAATGAAGCCTTATACAAACGTTTGCTGGAGCGCTTTGCGCGCGAGCGCGCCGAATTCCCGGCACAACTTGAAGCTTTGTTAGCAAATGATTTACCCTCCGCACTCAATCAGGTTCACTCGCTAAAATCCCTCGCTGGCAGCCTGGGGATGTTACAACTTGAATCCATCGCTTTGCATCTGGAAGAACAACTTCGCGCCGGCGCACCGGAAGCGCAACAGGTAGAAAAATTGAATGCGGAATTGTTGGCAATGGTGGAGTTGGTGACTTTGGGGTTAGATCTTAAAAGTTAA
- a CDS encoding EAL domain-containing protein: MISLNTSTQLSQIENLHTDLLQQGVMVVDDSSMHRYSAHLCLRAFGIHQVYEAANGKLALDQLLQLQHLPAVMLLDLEMPVMDGIEVLQQLAQLPKRPAVVLASSSDEVLISAVATMAEALGIHLLGSFRKPVNPSDLADALSRYHAGVCVLDEHAAIAIETTSEQLKLALDRAKIQVHYQPKINLETLSFAGVEALARWKNAQGDWIPPGVFIPLAEEHGLIGDLTLSVLDQILMDMNEWWELGQYVPVAINLSAKSLAEFNLANEIIQRVIRQGIPAHFITFEITESALVIDLPSALATISRLRLKGFGISIDDYGTGFSSMQQLSRFPFSELKIDRSFVGGAPARQYLRNILKSAIDMGQRLGITTVAEGVETEAELHLLKSLGCKQAQGFLLARPMPGRELLAWVERDLQSKLEICQASHIG; encoded by the coding sequence ATGATTTCGCTAAATACGTCTACCCAATTGAGCCAAATCGAGAATCTGCACACTGATCTTTTGCAGCAGGGTGTCATGGTGGTGGATGACAGCAGCATGCACAGGTACAGCGCGCATTTATGTTTGCGTGCATTTGGTATTCATCAAGTGTATGAGGCGGCCAACGGTAAGTTGGCACTCGACCAATTGCTGCAGCTACAACATTTACCCGCTGTTATGTTACTGGATCTGGAAATGCCAGTGATGGACGGTATTGAAGTATTGCAACAATTAGCGCAGCTGCCCAAGCGCCCGGCAGTGGTGCTTGCAAGTAGCTCTGACGAAGTTCTGATAAGTGCGGTAGCTACCATGGCCGAAGCGCTGGGTATTCACTTGCTGGGTTCGTTCCGCAAACCGGTAAACCCGAGTGATCTCGCCGATGCATTGTCTCGTTATCACGCCGGAGTGTGCGTACTGGATGAGCACGCCGCGATTGCGATTGAAACTACGTCGGAGCAATTAAAACTTGCACTCGATCGCGCCAAAATCCAGGTGCACTACCAACCGAAGATTAATCTGGAAACCCTTAGCTTTGCCGGTGTAGAAGCCTTAGCTCGGTGGAAGAATGCGCAGGGCGACTGGATTCCGCCGGGAGTCTTTATCCCGCTCGCCGAAGAACATGGTTTGATTGGCGATTTAACCCTATCGGTGCTTGATCAAATCCTGATGGATATGAACGAGTGGTGGGAGTTGGGTCAATATGTCCCTGTGGCAATTAATCTCTCTGCAAAATCCCTTGCGGAATTTAATCTGGCGAATGAAATTATCCAGCGCGTAATTCGCCAGGGTATCCCCGCACATTTTATTACTTTTGAAATTACCGAGAGTGCGTTGGTAATAGATTTGCCTTCTGCGCTGGCTACTATCAGCCGTTTGCGGTTGAAAGGTTTTGGAATTTCTATCGATGATTACGGCACTGGTTTTTCCTCTATGCAGCAATTATCGCGCTTTCCCTTTTCTGAACTAAAAATTGACCGTTCGTTTGTCGGTGGTGCTCCGGCGCGGCAGTACCTGCGCAATATTTTGAAATCTGCTATCGATATGGGGCAGCGCTTGGGAATTACTACTGTTGCTGAAGGCGTGGAAACCGAAGCCGAGCTACACTTGCTTAAAAGCCTGGGGTGTAAGCAGGCACAAGGGTTCCTGCTGGCGCGGCCTATGCCCGGGCGCGAGCTGCTGGCGTGGGTCGAACGGGATTTGCAAAGTAAACTGGAAATATGCCAAGCATCGCACATTGGTTAG
- a CDS encoding protein-glutamate O-methyltransferase CheR produces MNTEISSFAFHKIRDYVHRTAGIVIGADKTALVTGRLWRRLELTGHSTYESYFAFVSSAAGEQERQVMLDLLTTNETYFFREPAHFDFLRNQIIPELGPHKMRVWCAASSTGEEAHSIAMVLSDTLGKCDWDILATDISGKVLETARAGVYRAERINHIPKDYLQRFCRRGIGDYEGMLAVVPSLRSRICFEQHNLLHERASDEQFDVVFLRNVLIYFDQATKQKVLDNILKRLRPGGWLILGHCESLQGLNVGVKVMRPSIYRKPEVAQALLKRLAS; encoded by the coding sequence GTGAACACTGAGATCAGCAGCTTTGCCTTCCACAAAATCCGCGATTATGTGCACCGCACGGCGGGGATTGTGATTGGCGCCGATAAAACTGCATTGGTCACTGGCCGCTTGTGGCGCCGTCTGGAATTGACTGGCCACTCCACCTACGAATCCTATTTTGCGTTTGTATCCAGTGCAGCGGGCGAGCAAGAGCGCCAGGTCATGTTGGATCTGTTAACCACCAACGAAACCTATTTCTTTCGCGAACCCGCGCATTTTGATTTTTTGCGGAATCAAATCATCCCCGAGCTTGGTCCGCACAAAATGCGTGTCTGGTGTGCAGCATCGTCTACGGGAGAAGAAGCACACAGCATCGCTATGGTGTTGAGCGATACCTTGGGCAAATGCGACTGGGATATTCTCGCTACTGATATTTCGGGCAAAGTGTTGGAAACCGCGCGCGCCGGTGTTTATCGCGCTGAGCGTATCAATCATATTCCAAAGGACTATTTGCAGCGCTTTTGTCGTCGCGGTATCGGCGATTATGAAGGTATGTTAGCGGTGGTGCCCTCACTGCGTTCGCGGATTTGTTTTGAGCAACACAATTTGTTGCATGAACGCGCGAGCGACGAGCAGTTTGATGTTGTATTTTTACGCAACGTACTGATTTATTTTGACCAAGCGACCAAACAAAAAGTATTGGATAATATTTTGAAACGTTTACGTCCTGGTGGTTGGTTGATCCTTGGTCACTGCGAAAGTTTGCAGGGCTTGAATGTTGGGGTAAAAGTCATGCGTCCGTCAATCTATCGCAAGCCAGAAGTAGCACAAGCATTACTAAAGCGCCTAGCCAGTTAA
- a CDS encoding response regulator transcription factor: protein MSKTALATAYLIDDDSITLELMSGIIEPIGVETVCFSDAEAFLSAYSPKPCECVISDMRMPGVSGLQLHKVLQQRYPVPPPLIIVTGYAEVSAAVEAMKQGAYDFVEKPINGHQFLEKLQTALSLSRQLHQRRLDLSAREARIALLTPKEQEVLQAVLEGMPSKDIAQKLNLSVRTVENHRARIMEKLRVNSAMELMRDFMLPAR, encoded by the coding sequence ATGAGTAAAACAGCCCTGGCGACCGCCTATTTGATTGACGATGACAGCATAACGCTGGAATTGATGAGTGGCATTATCGAACCCATAGGGGTAGAAACCGTCTGCTTTAGTGATGCCGAGGCCTTCCTTTCTGCTTACAGTCCAAAGCCCTGTGAATGTGTGATTTCCGACATGCGTATGCCTGGTGTGAGCGGATTGCAGTTGCATAAAGTATTGCAGCAGCGCTATCCGGTGCCCCCGCCCCTAATTATTGTGACTGGTTATGCCGAGGTAAGTGCCGCCGTGGAGGCAATGAAGCAGGGCGCTTATGATTTTGTGGAAAAGCCCATCAACGGCCATCAGTTCCTGGAAAAGCTGCAAACCGCACTGTCGCTCAGTCGCCAGTTGCATCAGCGACGGTTGGATTTATCGGCACGCGAAGCGCGTATCGCCCTGCTGACCCCCAAAGAGCAGGAGGTATTGCAAGCCGTGTTGGAGGGGATGCCGAGTAAAGACATCGCCCAGAAGCTCAATCTGAGCGTGCGCACGGTAGAAAACCATCGCGCCCGGATTATGGAAAAGCTGCGTGTGAATTCCGCGATGGAGCTGATGCGCGATTTTATGCTGCCGGCCCGTTAA
- the tcdA gene encoding tRNA cyclic N6-threonylcarbamoyladenosine(37) synthase TcdA — MTRPLTQAYLQRFSGIGRLYGQDALPALTNAHFAVVGLGGVGTWVAEALARSGVGELTLIEMDEVCVTNTNRQSHALHSNLGKSKNQVISERLRDINPEIIVHSVEDFIDDQNIHQLLGTQHHVIIDAIDAAHLKARLVAYCSAVKIRLIVIGSSGGKRDLQRITVDDLARAQNDPMLHKIRQQLYRHFNFARDTKRKFRVDAVYSDEQMVYPKPDGSVCQTKQHLEDGVKLDCTGGFGSSVMVTSTFGMLAAARAIERYLAKQTEKD, encoded by the coding sequence ATGACCAGACCTCTAACCCAAGCCTACTTACAACGCTTTAGCGGCATAGGTCGCCTCTATGGTCAGGACGCGCTGCCCGCCCTCACCAATGCCCACTTCGCCGTTGTCGGGCTGGGCGGCGTAGGCACCTGGGTGGCGGAAGCGCTGGCGCGCTCGGGCGTCGGTGAGCTTACCCTGATTGAAATGGATGAAGTCTGCGTTACCAACACCAATCGCCAATCCCATGCGCTACATTCCAACCTCGGCAAATCCAAAAATCAGGTGATTAGCGAACGCCTGCGCGACATCAACCCGGAAATTATTGTTCATTCAGTGGAAGACTTTATCGATGATCAAAATATTCACCAGCTGTTAGGCACGCAGCACCATGTGATTATTGATGCGATAGATGCAGCGCACTTGAAAGCGCGTTTGGTGGCTTATTGTTCCGCCGTAAAAATTCGTCTGATCGTGATTGGCTCATCAGGCGGCAAGCGCGATTTACAACGAATCACGGTGGATGATTTGGCGCGCGCGCAGAACGACCCTATGCTGCACAAAATTCGCCAGCAGTTATATCGCCACTTTAACTTTGCGCGCGACACCAAACGCAAATTTCGGGTGGATGCAGTGTATTCCGATGAACAAATGGTCTACCCGAAACCTGATGGCAGCGTCTGCCAAACCAAGCAGCACCTGGAAGACGGAGTAAAGCTGGATTGCACGGGCGGATTTGGTTCCAGTGTAATGGTGACCAGCACCTTCGGCATGCTCGCGGCCGCGCGCGCGATTGAGCGCTACCTGGCAAAGCAAACCGAGAAAGATTAG
- a CDS encoding SufE family protein, producing MLVWVIAYHLAGEFNARIANVLAIEITMLYDDLSPVSLDQLLIASNWQQQYKLIIQWGKLIGTKLDIRTPENLIRGCELPVWLVCQQRGGKFYFAFDADSSVIKGLAALLLVQVNDRSRDELRNLDLAGTLKSLGLEKHLTPSRNNGLNGIIARIEELLAS from the coding sequence TTGCTGGTTTGGGTCATTGCGTATCATCTGGCAGGCGAGTTTAATGCGCGCATTGCCAACGTCCTCGCGATTGAAATCACTATGCTCTATGACGATTTATCCCCTGTATCGCTCGATCAATTGCTTATTGCCAGTAACTGGCAACAGCAGTACAAACTGATTATCCAATGGGGGAAATTAATAGGTACTAAATTGGACATTCGCACGCCGGAAAATCTCATTCGTGGTTGCGAGTTACCAGTGTGGCTGGTTTGTCAGCAGCGGGGTGGAAAATTCTATTTTGCGTTTGATGCAGATAGCAGTGTAATTAAAGGACTCGCTGCGCTCTTGCTAGTGCAGGTGAATGACAGGTCGAGAGATGAATTACGCAATCTCGATTTGGCAGGAACCTTAAAATCATTGGGTCTGGAAAAACATTTAACCCCTTCGCGCAATAATGGTTTGAATGGAATCATTGCGCGCATAGAAGAATTGTTGGCAAGCTAA
- a CDS encoding glycoside hydrolase family 18 protein, whose translation MKPVFRCALLVTLGLVLLGCSATSTQSTNPSPSTNTTQSPNNAQPTPSVKVIAYYMGDGSDLGRYNVNQLTHIIYSFLHLKGNQLGFDSAKDQQAMRQLVALKKQYPHLKVLLSLGGWGGCETCSDIFNSAANRQAFAQSTLKIIREYQADGIDLDWEYPTIEGFPGHKFAAHDRDNFSELVRELRKALGTHYELSFAAGGFDHYLATAVDWKTIMPLLDNVNLMTYDIVNGGTPHTGHHTALYSTPQQKDSTDNAVQHLLRLGVAPEKIVIGAAFYARVWKEVALTNNGLYQTGAHIEGAGFKEFPARYPSNKGFVYHWDDIAKAPYYYSATQKIFATFDDPRSLGEKVKYLRAHKLGGIMFWQLPHDTDSNGLLNSIRENLDHSKNP comes from the coding sequence ATGAAGCCCGTTTTTCGATGCGCACTACTGGTGACGCTCGGTTTGGTGTTGCTTGGGTGCAGCGCCACCTCAACCCAATCGACCAATCCATCACCATCCACCAACACCACACAATCACCCAATAACGCACAACCCACCCCGTCAGTAAAAGTTATTGCCTATTACATGGGCGACGGGTCAGATTTGGGCCGCTACAACGTTAATCAACTCACGCACATTATCTACAGCTTTCTCCATTTGAAGGGCAATCAGTTGGGCTTTGATTCAGCCAAAGACCAGCAGGCCATGCGCCAACTGGTAGCGTTGAAAAAGCAATATCCCCACCTGAAGGTACTACTGTCATTGGGTGGTTGGGGCGGCTGCGAAACCTGCTCCGATATTTTTAACTCGGCAGCCAATCGCCAGGCATTTGCACAATCCACTCTGAAAATCATCCGGGAGTACCAGGCCGATGGAATCGATCTGGATTGGGAATACCCCACTATAGAAGGTTTCCCGGGCCATAAATTTGCAGCGCACGACCGCGACAACTTTAGCGAACTGGTGCGCGAATTGCGCAAGGCGCTGGGTACGCATTACGAATTAAGTTTTGCGGCAGGCGGTTTTGATCACTATCTGGCAACGGCCGTGGATTGGAAAACGATTATGCCCCTTCTGGATAATGTCAACCTCATGACCTACGACATAGTCAATGGCGGTACACCACATACCGGTCACCACACCGCGCTTTACTCTACTCCGCAACAAAAGGACTCCACTGATAATGCCGTGCAGCACTTGTTGCGCCTGGGTGTAGCGCCGGAAAAAATTGTCATCGGTGCGGCGTTTTATGCGCGCGTTTGGAAGGAGGTCGCCCTAACCAATAACGGTTTGTATCAGACAGGCGCACACATTGAGGGAGCCGGCTTTAAGGAATTCCCAGCCCGTTACCCTTCCAATAAGGGGTTTGTCTACCATTGGGATGATATTGCCAAAGCGCCCTATTACTACAGTGCAACGCAAAAAATCTTCGCAACCTTTGATGACCCTCGTTCACTGGGTGAAAAGGTGAAGTATCTCCGCGCACACAAATTGGGCGGCATTATGTTCTGGCAATTGCCTCACGACACCGACAGCAATGGTTTGCTAAATAGCATCCGCGAAAATCTGGATCATAGTAAAAACCCATAA
- a CDS encoding GGDEF domain-containing protein, whose amino-acid sequence MAIQQDITKARLLGVLILITLVVLLLQYFGPQKTLVLGVDAGVRIETIDDRGNGGASIAKLTREGERLILDCEIIASSYAWPYCEISFILTSDETGRGIDLSGFNDVELHIHYSQPQDFGIRFQLVNFNPAYATPTDTNSQKYNSIELYDTHIRYPQLIELSHMQVPTWWLSQGKIAPDYWGPEFDDVRGVQIATGERVTPGKYQMIIEHVEFRGKYISDHQLLLILVSVWTALALIYFFTTLHKAKLELQSHQQKQQQLESLNRLLNQEQQKLEERLARDPLTGVLNREGLAPIFQHQTEGHANSLSLIFIDIDHFKKINDHYGHNVGDQVLLIFAQTLSGNTREHDLLARWGGEEFVLACPDTPLENALGLAEKLRRCVEECEWPKGMKVTASFGVAQQMNDESPTDFIGRADKALYVAKAQGRNCVRSSQHGPAQLSVVG is encoded by the coding sequence ATGGCCATTCAGCAAGATATTACGAAAGCCAGGCTGCTCGGAGTCCTGATTCTCATCACGCTTGTCGTATTACTACTGCAGTATTTCGGTCCACAGAAAACCCTGGTGCTGGGTGTAGATGCCGGCGTGCGTATCGAAACCATTGATGACCGCGGCAACGGCGGTGCGTCTATTGCCAAACTAACGCGCGAAGGGGAACGATTGATTCTGGATTGCGAAATCATCGCTTCCAGTTACGCGTGGCCCTACTGCGAAATCAGCTTCATTCTGACCAGTGACGAAACCGGACGCGGGATTGACCTAAGCGGCTTCAATGATGTGGAACTTCATATCCATTATTCACAACCCCAGGACTTTGGTATCCGCTTCCAATTGGTTAACTTCAACCCGGCCTACGCCACACCGACGGATACCAACTCGCAAAAATACAACTCCATTGAGCTCTACGACACGCATATCCGCTATCCGCAACTGATTGAGCTGAGTCACATGCAGGTACCCACCTGGTGGTTGAGCCAGGGTAAGATCGCGCCGGATTATTGGGGCCCCGAGTTTGACGATGTGCGCGGAGTACAAATAGCGACGGGCGAGCGCGTCACACCCGGCAAATACCAAATGATCATCGAGCACGTCGAGTTTCGCGGAAAATATATCAGCGATCACCAATTGCTACTCATTCTGGTGAGTGTGTGGACTGCACTGGCGTTGATTTATTTTTTCACCACGCTGCACAAAGCAAAATTGGAATTGCAAAGCCATCAGCAAAAACAGCAGCAACTGGAATCACTTAATCGCCTGCTAAATCAGGAACAGCAAAAACTGGAAGAGCGACTCGCGCGCGACCCACTCACCGGTGTACTCAACCGCGAAGGCCTTGCACCAATATTCCAACACCAGACGGAAGGCCACGCGAATTCACTGTCGCTAATATTTATTGATATCGACCACTTTAAAAAAATCAATGACCACTATGGCCACAATGTCGGTGATCAGGTGCTGCTGATTTTCGCCCAAACGCTGAGCGGTAATACCCGGGAGCACGATTTACTGGCGCGTTGGGGCGGCGAGGAGTTTGTGCTGGCTTGCCCGGACACACCACTGGAAAATGCCTTGGGCCTTGCGGAAAAACTACGCCGCTGTGTAGAAGAATGTGAGTGGCCCAAAGGAATGAAAGTCACAGCAAGCTTCGGAGTGGCGCAGCAGATGAATGATGAATCGCCCACCGATTTTATTGGCCGCGCTGATAAAGCCCTCTATGTAGCAAAAGCCCAAGGGCGCAATTGTGTGCGCAGCTCACAACACGGCCCGGCACAATTGAGTGTCGTTGGCTAG
- a CDS encoding TatD family hydrolase produces the protein MRFFDSHCHFDFPEFDADRAAVWQKAQAHRVYGLAMPGVYPAQWERLVAMTLATPDFYFSLGIHPCWIYQVDVSQLALAKYTEQIENLLASMPPTEQYRFVAIGECGLDKTIELPLVQQQEIFAWHIQLANHWRKPLMVHSLKTHNELIALCKKNKPRYGGVVHAFSGSYDTAMQLIDMGFYLGAGGTITYERAQKTRATFSRVPCEAIVLETDGPDMPLCGQQGQRNDPCNTARVAQVLAELRGENVEALAAQLWENTCRLFQLPGAPITQ, from the coding sequence ATGCGATTTTTTGACAGCCATTGCCACTTTGACTTTCCCGAGTTTGACGCGGATCGCGCTGCAGTGTGGCAGAAGGCGCAAGCTCACCGGGTTTATGGGCTGGCGATGCCTGGGGTTTATCCTGCGCAGTGGGAGCGGCTAGTCGCCATGACATTGGCAACACCGGATTTTTACTTTTCATTGGGGATTCACCCCTGCTGGATTTATCAAGTGGATGTGAGTCAGCTGGCGCTTGCGAAATACACGGAGCAAATTGAGAATTTATTAGCGTCCATGCCGCCTACAGAACAATACCGATTTGTCGCTATCGGGGAATGTGGGCTGGATAAAACTATCGAGCTACCCTTGGTGCAACAACAGGAAATATTTGCCTGGCATATTCAGCTTGCCAATCACTGGCGCAAACCGTTAATGGTACACAGTTTAAAAACCCACAATGAATTGATCGCCCTGTGTAAAAAGAATAAGCCGCGCTATGGTGGTGTCGTACATGCCTTTAGCGGTAGTTATGACACTGCCATGCAACTGATTGATATGGGATTTTATTTGGGGGCGGGCGGGACGATTACCTATGAGCGCGCGCAAAAAACACGTGCGACTTTTTCGCGTGTGCCCTGCGAGGCAATTGTATTGGAAACTGACGGGCCTGATATGCCGTTGTGTGGCCAACAGGGGCAGCGCAATGATCCGTGTAACACAGCGCGCGTGGCGCAGGTGTTGGCGGAGTTGCGAGGTGAAAATGTGGAGGCATTAGCCGCGCAATTGTGGGAGAACACTTGCCGGCTATTTCAATTGCCCGGTGCACCAATAACCCAATAA